The following are encoded together in the Longimicrobium sp. genome:
- the rplS gene encoding 50S ribosomal protein L19 yields the protein MHPFMETQKEYLREGLPQFRPGDTLRVNVRVREGDKERIQAFEGVCIARKHGGVHETFKVRKISGGVGVERTFPLHSPMLASIEVVRQGRVRRAKLYYLRNLRGKAARIRERRTARPGAK from the coding sequence ATGCATCCGTTCATGGAGACCCAGAAGGAATATCTGCGGGAGGGCCTTCCGCAGTTCCGCCCCGGCGACACCCTGCGCGTGAACGTGCGGGTTCGCGAGGGCGACAAGGAGCGCATCCAGGCGTTCGAGGGCGTCTGCATCGCGCGCAAGCATGGCGGCGTGCACGAGACGTTCAAGGTCCGCAAGATCTCGGGCGGCGTGGGCGTGGAGCGCACCTTTCCGCTGCACTCCCCGATGCTCGCGAGCATCGAGGTGGTGCGCCAGGGCCGCGTTCGGCGCGCCAAGCTGTACTACCTGCGCAACCTGCGCGGCAAGGCGGCGCGGATTCGCGAGCGGCGTACGGCCCGTCCCGGCGCGAAGTAA
- a CDS encoding hydroxymethylglutaryl-CoA reductase, whose translation MPIPQDQALQVALRLARGRPMLELVDLLQPTPTEETPAPERVPGLRDWSGAAHRKRVEFVAALGAEIPHLTGEAERPGPSTMRGSIENYIGMVQVPVGLAGPLRVNGIHARGDFYVPLATSEGALVASYDRGANLLTAAGGAICLTTTEQVQRAPAFVFEALAQAAHFAAWATGEFEAFQEAVKRTSRHGRLLDVATHIEGNHVYLIFAFHTGDAAGQNMVTMCTAALCEEILARTPVQPRYWFLESNMSGDKKATALSFLQTRGRNVTAEARIPRALVEQVLHTTPQRMADYWRVSFVGGVRTGSIGVNGHIANGIAALFLACGQDVACVSEASVGVTRLEVTDDGDLYAAVSLPNLIVGSVGGGTRLPTAQECLRIMDCLGDDRAAKLAEICAALTLAGELSIVGALCSHEFARAHAALGRAAPR comes from the coding sequence ATGCCGATACCGCAGGATCAGGCCCTCCAGGTGGCCCTCCGCCTCGCCCGCGGGCGTCCGATGCTGGAGCTCGTAGACCTCCTGCAGCCGACGCCCACGGAGGAGACGCCGGCGCCGGAGCGCGTTCCCGGGCTGCGCGACTGGAGCGGGGCGGCGCATCGCAAGCGCGTCGAGTTCGTGGCGGCGCTCGGCGCCGAGATCCCGCACCTGACCGGCGAGGCCGAGCGCCCCGGCCCCTCCACGATGCGCGGGAGCATCGAGAACTACATCGGGATGGTGCAGGTCCCGGTGGGGCTCGCCGGGCCGCTGCGGGTGAACGGCATCCATGCGCGCGGCGACTTCTACGTCCCGCTGGCCACCTCCGAGGGCGCGCTGGTGGCGAGCTACGACCGCGGCGCCAACCTGCTGACCGCGGCCGGCGGGGCCATCTGCCTGACGACGACGGAGCAGGTGCAGCGCGCGCCCGCCTTCGTCTTCGAGGCGCTGGCGCAGGCGGCGCACTTCGCGGCATGGGCCACGGGCGAGTTCGAGGCGTTCCAGGAAGCGGTGAAGCGCACTTCACGCCACGGGCGGCTCCTGGACGTGGCGACGCACATCGAGGGGAACCACGTTTACCTGATCTTCGCCTTCCACACGGGCGACGCGGCCGGGCAGAACATGGTGACGATGTGCACCGCCGCCCTCTGCGAGGAGATCCTGGCGCGCACGCCGGTGCAGCCGCGCTACTGGTTCCTGGAATCCAACATGTCCGGGGACAAGAAGGCGACGGCGCTCTCCTTCCTGCAGACGCGCGGGCGCAACGTGACGGCGGAGGCGCGTATCCCGCGCGCCCTGGTGGAGCAGGTGCTGCACACCACGCCGCAACGGATGGCGGATTACTGGCGCGTCAGCTTCGTGGGCGGCGTGCGGACGGGCTCCATCGGCGTGAACGGGCACATCGCCAACGGGATCGCGGCACTGTTCCTGGCGTGCGGGCAGGACGTGGCGTGCGTCAGCGAGGCGAGCGTCGGCGTCACGCGGCTGGAGGTGACGGACGACGGCGACCTGTACGCCGCGGTCTCGCTTCCCAACCTGATCGTCGGCTCGGTGGGCGGCGGCACGCGGCTGCCGACGGCGCAGGAGTGCCTGCGCATCATGGACTGCCTGGGCGACGACCGCGCCGCCAAGCTGGCCGAGATCTGCGCCGCGCTCACGCTGGCCGGCGAGCTGTCGATCGTGGGCGCGCTCTGCTCCCACGAGTTCGCGAGGGCGCACGCCGCGCTGGGCCGCGCGGCGCCGCGATGA
- a CDS encoding M15 family metallopeptidase — MSSSRGAKTLAGTLLAALLTACSVRAAVPAASPSPGASAAPLAAEQTCTIPGGAQLTNVQAADPTIRTDVRYATANNFTGERLPGYDRPLALLRPEAARALARVQARLRADGLGLKVFDGYRPVRATLAMVDWAERTNRRWVLDQGYVARSSGHNRGHTVDLTLVRLDTGEELDMGTPYDTFSEAAHTANATGAVRTNRGKLVEAMNAEGFVNYSKEWWHFSLPGQYPPLDVPLGCFR, encoded by the coding sequence ATGAGTTCTAGCCGTGGCGCGAAGACGCTGGCGGGCACCCTGCTGGCCGCATTGCTGACCGCCTGCTCGGTCCGCGCCGCGGTCCCGGCCGCCTCCCCGTCCCCGGGCGCCTCGGCGGCGCCGCTGGCGGCGGAGCAGACGTGCACCATCCCCGGTGGCGCGCAGCTCACCAACGTGCAGGCGGCCGACCCCACCATCCGCACGGACGTGCGCTACGCCACCGCCAACAACTTCACGGGCGAGCGCCTGCCGGGGTACGACCGCCCGCTCGCGCTCCTGCGCCCGGAGGCGGCGCGGGCGCTGGCAAGGGTACAGGCGCGCCTGCGGGCGGACGGGCTGGGGCTCAAGGTGTTCGACGGGTACCGCCCCGTCCGCGCTACCCTGGCGATGGTGGACTGGGCGGAGCGCACCAACCGCCGCTGGGTGCTGGACCAAGGGTACGTGGCGCGGTCGAGCGGCCACAACCGCGGCCACACCGTCGACCTGACACTCGTCCGCCTGGACACGGGCGAGGAGCTGGACATGGGCACCCCCTACGACACCTTCAGCGAGGCGGCCCACACCGCCAACGCCACCGGCGCCGTGCGCACGAACCGCGGCAAGCTGGTGGAGGCGATGAACGCCGAAGGCTTCGTCAATTATTCCAAGGAGTGGTGGCACTTCAGCCTTCCGGGGCAGTACCCGCCGCTCGACGTTCCCCTCGGCTGCTTCCGCTAA
- a CDS encoding DUF3419 family protein, whose product MSGSIEHRASFGFIRYASVWEDADVLCGALAPRACGGRLLSIASAGDNALALLTLDPAEVVAADLSGPQLACVELRMAAFRRLEYAGVLAFLGVTEDERRAETYRGLRGELSDGARAFWDAHPEIVARGIIHAGRFERYLRTFRTRILPLVHPRRRIERLRERRTPAEQAAFYAREWDTWRWRLLFRLFFSRAVMGRMGRDPAFFTHVEGTVGDRILARTRRALTKLPAHSNPYLAYIMTGNYPPEALPRYLRPEWFAAIRDRLDRVTLVQGAIETAGDGPFDGYNLSDIFEYMPPAEHERCYAALVDRAAPGARLVYWNMLAPRSRPEALAGSVHPLRDEADALHARDLAWFYGALHVDEVA is encoded by the coding sequence ATGAGCGGGTCGATCGAGCACCGCGCGTCATTCGGGTTTATCCGGTATGCGAGCGTTTGGGAGGACGCGGACGTGCTGTGCGGGGCGCTGGCACCCAGGGCGTGCGGCGGGCGGCTGCTGTCGATCGCGTCGGCGGGGGACAACGCGCTGGCGCTGTTGACGCTCGATCCGGCGGAGGTGGTCGCGGCGGATCTGAGTGGGCCGCAGCTCGCATGCGTGGAGCTGCGGATGGCGGCTTTCAGGCGGCTGGAATACGCCGGGGTGCTCGCGTTTCTAGGCGTGACGGAGGATGAGAGGCGTGCGGAGACGTATCGCGGCTTGCGCGGCGAGCTTTCGGACGGGGCGCGGGCGTTCTGGGATGCCCATCCGGAGATCGTGGCGCGCGGGATCATCCACGCGGGGCGGTTCGAGCGCTACCTGCGCACCTTTCGCACGCGCATCCTGCCCCTGGTGCATCCGCGGCGGCGCATCGAGCGGCTGAGGGAGCGCAGGACGCCCGCGGAGCAGGCCGCGTTCTACGCCCGCGAGTGGGACACGTGGCGCTGGCGGCTGCTCTTTCGCCTCTTCTTCAGCCGCGCGGTGATGGGGCGGATGGGTCGCGATCCCGCCTTCTTCACACACGTCGAAGGTACGGTGGGCGACCGGATCCTGGCGCGCACCCGCCGCGCCCTCACCAAGCTCCCGGCGCACTCCAATCCATACCTCGCCTACATCATGACGGGGAACTACCCGCCGGAGGCGCTGCCGCGCTACCTGCGCCCGGAGTGGTTCGCCGCCATCCGCGATCGGCTCGATCGAGTGACGCTGGTGCAGGGCGCCATCGAAACGGCGGGCGACGGGCCGTTCGACGGCTATAACCTGTCCGACATCTTCGAGTACATGCCCCCCGCCGAGCACGAGCGCTGCTACGCCGCGCTCGTCGATCGTGCGGCGCCGGGCGCGCGGCTCGTCTACTGGAACATGCTCGCCCCGCGCTCGCGGCCGGAGGCGCTCGCAGGCAGCGTGCACCCGCTGCGCGACGAGGCGGATGCGCTGCACGCGCGCGACCTGGCCTGGTTCTACGGCGCGCTGCACGTGGACGAGGTGGCGTGA
- the rpsP gene encoding 30S ribosomal protein S16, whose product MALKIRLRRMGRKKAPHYRIVIAESSNARDGRFVANIGHYNPTTNPMTLVVDRDKALFWLGQGATPTDTVNSLLKKGGVFQPAPTVVENVAAAATGAVQGAGRAAKGAAGAVAGAASAAAGAVTGAASTAAGAVSDVASSAAEAVTGAASSAASAVADTVRSAVERVTGGGDDAPAAETADAPAAEGAADATEENAG is encoded by the coding sequence ATGGGCCGTAAAAAGGCCCCGCACTACCGCATCGTCATCGCGGAAAGCTCCAACGCCCGCGACGGCCGGTTCGTGGCCAACATCGGCCACTACAACCCGACCACCAACCCCATGACTCTCGTGGTCGATCGGGACAAGGCGCTCTTCTGGCTCGGCCAGGGCGCCACGCCCACGGACACGGTCAACTCGCTCCTCAAGAAGGGCGGCGTCTTCCAGCCCGCCCCCACGGTGGTGGAGAACGTCGCCGCCGCCGCAACCGGTGCGGTCCAGGGCGCCGGGCGCGCCGCCAAGGGCGCCGCGGGCGCCGTCGCCGGTGCCGCTTCGGCTGCGGCCGGCGCGGTGACGGGCGCTGCCTCCACGGCCGCCGGTGCGGTTTCGGACGTGGCTTCGTCGGCTGCCGAGGCGGTGACCGGCGCGGCTTCCAGCGCGGCTTCGGCGGTTGCGGACACCGTCCGCTCCGCCGTCGAGCGGGTGACGGGCGGCGGTGACGACGCCCCCGCGGCCGAGACGGCCGATGCGCCCGCGGCCGAAGGCGCCGCCGACGCGACCGAAGAGAACGCCGGCTGA
- a CDS encoding DsbA family protein has product MAPVPATVFTDFTCPFSYVTEAALARVEDEGGIAASFRAFELFPAPARLPLGGPEADAVRPLADALRLPLRRPPLAARTRKAHELARFGEGKGVGRPLRAAIFAAYFGAGRDIGRIDVLVEIAAALGLDATETRVVLDVDSFAAHVARDFAEARRLGIAGTPAILLGTAPDLRLVTGALSVDDLRALVAG; this is encoded by the coding sequence ATGGCGCCCGTGCCGGCGACGGTGTTCACGGACTTCACCTGCCCCTTCTCGTACGTAACCGAGGCGGCGCTGGCGAGGGTGGAGGACGAGGGAGGGATCGCCGCGAGCTTCCGGGCCTTCGAGCTGTTCCCGGCGCCCGCGCGGCTCCCGCTGGGCGGCCCCGAAGCCGACGCGGTCCGCCCGCTGGCGGACGCTCTGAGGCTCCCACTCCGCCGCCCGCCGCTGGCCGCGCGCACCCGCAAGGCGCACGAGCTGGCGCGCTTCGGTGAGGGAAAGGGGGTCGGGCGCCCGCTGCGCGCCGCCATCTTCGCCGCGTACTTCGGCGCCGGGCGCGACATCGGCCGCATCGACGTGCTGGTGGAGATCGCCGCCGCGCTCGGGCTGGACGCGACGGAGACGCGCGTGGTGCTGGACGTGGACTCCTTTGCGGCGCACGTGGCGCGCGACTTCGCGGAGGCGCGGAGGCTGGGGATCGCGGGGACTCCGGCGATCCTGCTGGGCACCGCGCCCGATCTTCGCCTGGTGACTGGCGCCCTTAGCGTGGACGACCTCCGCGCCCTGGTGGCCGGCTGA
- a CDS encoding SIS domain-containing protein, with protein sequence MSIPDPLALIRDALDESARVKLALRGQAPQVLRMADAVADAFRAGNRLYACGNGGSACDAMHLVEELVARYKRERPGLPAHHLMDGPTLTCWANDYDWDSVFQRQVEAMVRPGDVLVALSTSGNSINVIRAVEAADARGAVTIGLLGREGGRLAALCTHALVVPAQATERIQEAHITIIHLLCELVERALFFPEAEA encoded by the coding sequence ATGAGCATCCCCGATCCGCTCGCCCTGATCCGTGACGCGCTCGACGAGTCCGCGCGCGTAAAGCTGGCCCTTCGCGGCCAGGCGCCCCAGGTGCTTCGCATGGCCGATGCCGTGGCCGATGCGTTCCGCGCCGGGAACCGCCTGTACGCCTGCGGCAACGGCGGCTCCGCGTGCGATGCCATGCACCTGGTGGAGGAGCTGGTGGCGCGCTACAAGCGGGAGCGCCCGGGACTTCCCGCGCACCACCTGATGGACGGGCCCACGCTCACCTGCTGGGCCAACGACTACGACTGGGACTCCGTCTTCCAGCGCCAGGTGGAGGCGATGGTGCGCCCCGGCGACGTCCTGGTGGCGCTGAGCACCAGCGGCAACTCCATCAACGTCATCCGCGCGGTGGAGGCGGCGGACGCTCGCGGCGCCGTCACCATCGGGCTGCTGGGGCGCGAGGGCGGGCGGCTGGCCGCGCTGTGCACGCATGCGCTCGTCGTCCCGGCGCAGGCGACCGAGCGCATCCAGGAAGCCCACATCACCATCATCCACCTCCTCTGCGAGCTGGTGGAGCGCGCCCTCTTCTTTCCCGAGGCCGAAGCATGA
- the rimM gene encoding ribosome maturation factor RimM (Essential for efficient processing of 16S rRNA), with amino-acid sequence MAEAEGDFLIVGAVQKPHGIKGEVFVRVETDHPTDVFATGRVVRLADADGRPIDRSLTIERARPFKGGLLLKAVEIGPRDPHGRESDVDALRGLTMVIPRGEARPLDEDEVFLHQLVGMTVAADEGTVGTVRELYDAPSGFLLAVDRPGKGELLIPFVKAMVRRIDVEARVLELEAPPGLLEL; translated from the coding sequence GTGGCAGAGGCCGAGGGGGACTTCCTGATCGTCGGCGCGGTGCAGAAGCCGCACGGCATCAAGGGAGAAGTGTTCGTCCGCGTGGAGACCGACCATCCCACGGACGTCTTCGCCACCGGCCGCGTGGTGCGGCTGGCGGACGCGGACGGGCGCCCCATCGACCGCTCGCTCACCATCGAGCGGGCCAGGCCCTTCAAGGGCGGGCTGCTGCTGAAGGCGGTCGAGATCGGCCCCCGTGACCCGCACGGCCGCGAGTCGGACGTGGACGCGCTGCGTGGACTCACCATGGTGATCCCGCGCGGCGAGGCCCGGCCGCTGGACGAGGACGAGGTCTTCCTCCACCAGCTCGTGGGGATGACGGTGGCGGCGGACGAGGGGACGGTGGGGACGGTGCGCGAGCTGTACGACGCGCCCTCCGGCTTCCTGCTGGCGGTGGACCGCCCCGGCAAGGGCGAGCTCCTCATCCCCTTCGTGAAGGCGATGGTGCGCCGCATCGACGTGGAGGCCCGGGTGCTGGAGCTGGAGGCTCCGCCGGGGCTCCTGGAGCTGTGA
- a CDS encoding MBL fold metallo-hydrolase: MAVLHLLGTGAAASDARRTTTMLAVEDEGSVVLIDCGGDVVQRALASGIDPDAIDALIVTHEHPDHAGGFALFMERIWVLGRKRPIPVIGIEPALRQARRVLEAFDTSGWSLPAIEWRTVEHRVGAEVLRDDHWTITAAPGVHSVPTIGVRVETAAGGTMAYSCDTERTPAIVELARGADLLVHEATGGFPGHASKKDAAQVAREAGAGRLVLVHLPPDVHDGQLAAARAIFPHVEFGDDGGRYEF, encoded by the coding sequence ATGGCCGTTCTTCACCTTCTGGGCACCGGCGCCGCCGCCAGCGACGCGCGACGCACCACCACCATGCTCGCCGTGGAGGACGAGGGGAGCGTGGTGCTGATCGACTGCGGCGGCGACGTGGTGCAGCGCGCCCTCGCCTCCGGCATCGACCCGGACGCCATCGACGCGCTGATCGTGACGCACGAGCACCCGGACCACGCGGGCGGCTTCGCGCTCTTCATGGAGCGGATCTGGGTGTTGGGGCGCAAGCGGCCCATCCCGGTGATCGGCATCGAGCCGGCGCTGCGGCAGGCGCGGCGGGTGCTGGAGGCGTTCGACACCAGCGGATGGTCGCTCCCCGCCATCGAATGGCGCACGGTGGAGCACCGGGTGGGCGCCGAAGTGCTGCGCGACGACCACTGGACGATCACCGCCGCCCCCGGCGTCCACTCCGTCCCCACCATCGGCGTGCGGGTGGAGACGGCGGCGGGCGGAACGATGGCGTACTCGTGCGACACCGAGCGCACGCCCGCCATCGTGGAGCTGGCGCGCGGGGCGGACCTGCTGGTGCACGAGGCCACGGGCGGCTTCCCTGGCCACGCGTCCAAAAAGGATGCCGCACAGGTCGCGCGCGAGGCGGGAGCCGGGCGGCTCGTCCTGGTCCACCTTCCCCCGGACGTGCACGACGGCCAGCTCGCCGCCGCGCGCGCCATCTTCCCCCACGTCGAGTTCGGCGATGACGGAGGCCGTTATGAGTTCTAG
- a CDS encoding PEP/pyruvate-binding domain-containing protein, protein MSDTVLASAYVVPPGTVPALEEAGGKARNLALLRDAGADVPSWIVVGTAAFRRIVLEGAPADTTATPDRILAIDLPADFRAEVLAALDAAGLADALLAVRSSAVGEDGKAASFAGQFDTVLGVHGEDALWDALRRVWASAFSAHALAYQAQHGGSASPRMAVIIQAMVDAEVAGVAFSVDPVRGAAETPVVSAVYGLGEGLVSGELDADTFRVTGDAVEAELADKDRAFRLRPDGGTDVLPVPDADRKRPALTDDEARRIAEAARSLAEKLGGPQDLEWALSAGGRRLFILQARPITTLPTPATGERRLWDNSNIVESYSGVTTPLTFSFARSVYEEVYIQFCRLLGVDERLIERNRLVFANMLGLVGGRVYYNLLNWYRALALLPGYTVNRDFMERMMGVREKLADPPPVPQVAGRGEDAMRTAKMVWRLIRAQRGLKREVPLFHARVDAALAPLAGVDLRTWSAEDLAALYRDLEEKLLRHWRAPLVNDFFAMIFFGVLVRIVEKWLPDAPPTLANDLLCGEGGIISTEPARLLLQMAERVASDPPLAALFEEETDDARLWERLAAAQEHAGFHQELRAYVERFGDRCANELKLETLTHGDDPSFLVRLIRTYARGGAVRQGGREGEIRAAAEALARSRLSGVRRRVFFSVLAQARQRVRDRENLRFERTRVFGAVRRIFLGIGARLAEAGRLDTPRDVLYLRVDEIFSHLDGTGVTAELRPLVALRRAEFEAYERAPAPPDRFETLGPPADFTAAHVLPAAHEGALKGIGCSPGIVRAPVRIVRDPAHAGDLAGHILVAERTDPGWTLIFPAVEGVLVQRGSLLSHSAIVARELGLPCIVSIPGLMEVLRDGEVVEMDGTAGTLRRVEVEG, encoded by the coding sequence ATGAGCGACACGGTGCTCGCGTCCGCGTACGTCGTCCCGCCCGGCACGGTCCCGGCGCTGGAGGAGGCCGGCGGCAAGGCGCGCAACCTGGCGCTGCTGCGCGATGCAGGCGCCGACGTACCGTCCTGGATCGTGGTCGGGACGGCGGCGTTTCGGCGCATCGTGCTGGAAGGCGCGCCCGCCGACACCACCGCGACGCCCGACCGCATCCTGGCCATCGACCTCCCCGCCGACTTCCGCGCGGAGGTGCTCGCCGCGCTCGATGCGGCCGGACTCGCGGACGCGCTCCTCGCCGTGCGCTCCTCCGCCGTGGGGGAGGATGGGAAGGCGGCATCGTTCGCGGGGCAGTTCGACACCGTGCTCGGCGTGCACGGCGAGGATGCGTTGTGGGATGCGTTGCGCCGCGTGTGGGCGTCGGCGTTCAGCGCGCACGCGCTGGCCTACCAGGCGCAGCACGGGGGCTCGGCGTCGCCGCGCATGGCCGTCATCATCCAGGCGATGGTGGACGCGGAAGTCGCGGGCGTCGCCTTCTCGGTCGATCCGGTGCGCGGCGCGGCGGAGACGCCGGTGGTCAGCGCCGTCTACGGGCTGGGCGAGGGGCTGGTAAGCGGCGAGCTGGACGCGGATACCTTTCGCGTCACCGGCGATGCGGTCGAGGCGGAGCTGGCGGACAAGGATCGCGCCTTTCGCCTGCGCCCCGACGGCGGCACCGATGTCCTCCCGGTGCCGGATGCGGATCGTAAGCGGCCTGCGCTGACCGACGACGAGGCGCGGCGGATCGCGGAGGCGGCGCGCTCGCTGGCGGAGAAGCTCGGCGGACCGCAGGACCTGGAGTGGGCGCTGTCGGCGGGCGGCCGGAGGCTGTTCATCCTCCAGGCGCGCCCCATCACCACGCTCCCAACCCCCGCGACCGGCGAGCGGCGGCTGTGGGACAACAGCAACATCGTAGAAAGTTACAGCGGGGTGACGACGCCGCTCACCTTCAGCTTCGCGCGCTCCGTCTACGAGGAAGTGTACATCCAGTTCTGCCGCCTCCTCGGCGTGGACGAGCGGCTGATCGAGCGGAACCGGCTCGTCTTCGCCAACATGCTGGGGCTGGTGGGCGGGCGCGTGTACTACAACCTGCTCAACTGGTACCGTGCCCTCGCGCTCCTCCCCGGCTACACCGTCAACCGCGATTTCATGGAGCGGATGATGGGCGTGCGCGAGAAGCTCGCCGATCCGCCCCCCGTGCCGCAGGTCGCCGGGCGCGGCGAGGACGCCATGCGCACGGCGAAGATGGTGTGGCGCCTGATCCGTGCGCAGCGTGGCCTCAAACGCGAGGTGCCGCTCTTCCACGCACGCGTCGATGCGGCGCTCGCCCCGCTCGCGGGCGTGGACCTGCGCACGTGGAGCGCGGAGGACCTGGCGGCGCTCTACCGCGACCTGGAGGAGAAGCTGCTGCGGCACTGGCGCGCGCCGCTGGTGAACGACTTTTTCGCGATGATCTTCTTCGGCGTCCTGGTGCGCATCGTGGAGAAGTGGCTCCCCGACGCGCCGCCGACGCTCGCCAACGACCTGCTGTGCGGCGAGGGCGGGATCATCTCCACCGAGCCCGCGCGCCTGCTCCTGCAGATGGCGGAGCGCGTCGCGTCCGATCCCCCGCTCGCCGCGTTGTTCGAGGAAGAGACTGACGACGCGCGGCTCTGGGAGCGGCTCGCGGCGGCGCAGGAGCACGCCGGCTTCCACCAGGAGCTGCGCGCGTACGTGGAGCGCTTCGGCGACCGCTGCGCGAACGAGCTCAAGCTGGAGACGCTCACGCACGGCGACGACCCGTCGTTCCTCGTGCGCCTGATCCGCACGTACGCGAGGGGCGGGGCGGTGCGCCAGGGCGGGCGCGAGGGGGAGATCCGCGCGGCGGCGGAGGCGCTGGCCCGCTCGCGGCTGAGCGGCGTGCGCAGGCGCGTCTTCTTCTCCGTGCTCGCCCAGGCGCGCCAGCGTGTGCGCGACCGCGAGAACCTGCGCTTCGAGCGGACGCGCGTGTTCGGGGCGGTGCGGCGCATCTTCCTGGGGATCGGCGCGCGGCTGGCGGAGGCGGGGCGGCTGGATACGCCGCGTGACGTGCTCTACCTGCGCGTAGACGAGATCTTTTCGCACCTGGACGGCACCGGCGTCACGGCCGAGCTGCGCCCGCTCGTCGCCCTGCGCCGGGCGGAGTTCGAGGCGTACGAGCGCGCCCCCGCGCCGCCCGACCGCTTCGAAACGCTCGGCCCGCCCGCCGATTTCACCGCCGCGCACGTGCTCCCCGCCGCGCACGAAGGCGCGCTCAAGGGGATCGGGTGCTCGCCCGGCATCGTGCGCGCGCCCGTCCGCATCGTCCGCGACCCCGCCCACGCGGGCGACCTCGCCGGCCACATCCTCGTCGCCGAGCGCACCGATCCGGGGTGGACGCTGATCTTTCCCGCCGTCGAGGGGGTGCTCGTGCAGCGCGGCTCCCTCCTCAGCCACTCCGCCATCGTGGCGCGCGAGCTGGGGCTGCCGTGCATCGTCTCCATCCCCGGCCTCATGGAGGTGCTGCGCGACGGGGAGGTGGTGGAGATGGACGGGACGGCGGGGACGCTGCGGAGGGTGGAGGTGGAGGGGTGA
- a CDS encoding type II toxin-antitoxin system prevent-host-death family antitoxin, with protein MHRADENTTIATITDLRRRTTDILARADEGGIVVVQRDNEPHGVYLSYRHYESMLEMIDRLENRELATVAVPRREAVARGEMETTSFADMVAEFAPELRDA; from the coding sequence ATGCATAGAGCGGACGAGAACACGACCATCGCCACGATAACGGACCTCCGCCGCCGAACCACGGACATTCTGGCGCGCGCGGACGAGGGCGGGATCGTCGTGGTGCAGAGGGATAACGAGCCGCATGGCGTCTACCTGAGCTACCGGCACTACGAGTCGATGCTGGAGATGATCGATCGGCTCGAGAACCGGGAACTCGCAACGGTCGCGGTTCCCCGCCGTGAGGCGGTCGCTCGCGGCGAGATGGAAACGACCTCATTTGCGGATATGGTCGCGGAGTTCGCCCCTGAGCTGCGCGATGCCTAA
- the trmD gene encoding tRNA (guanosine(37)-N1)-methyltransferase TrmD, whose translation MKLRVNVVTLFPDFFRGPLGLSIPARAAAAGLVEYRLVQLRDFTHDRHQTVDDAPFGGGAGMVMKPAPFFEAVESLAPEGRDRPEGAILLMSARGKRFTHEDAVRLSLEPEITLLCGHYKDVDQRVAEGLATEEVCLGDFIVSGGEIPALAVVDAVVRLLPGAISDHQSASTDSFYDGWLSPPSYTRPAEFRGMGVPPVLLSGDHARIAAWRRSEAERLTRERRPELLERPGTS comes from the coding sequence GTGAAGCTCCGCGTCAACGTCGTCACCCTCTTCCCGGACTTCTTCCGGGGGCCGCTGGGGCTGAGCATACCGGCGCGGGCGGCGGCGGCGGGGCTGGTGGAGTACAGGCTGGTGCAGCTTCGCGATTTCACCCACGACCGCCACCAGACGGTGGACGACGCGCCGTTCGGCGGCGGGGCGGGGATGGTGATGAAGCCGGCCCCCTTCTTCGAGGCCGTGGAGTCGCTGGCGCCGGAAGGGCGGGACCGTCCCGAGGGGGCGATCCTCCTGATGTCGGCCCGAGGGAAGAGGTTCACGCACGAGGACGCCGTGCGGCTGTCGCTGGAGCCGGAGATCACTCTGCTGTGCGGCCACTACAAGGACGTGGACCAGCGGGTGGCGGAAGGGCTGGCGACGGAGGAGGTCTGCCTGGGAGACTTCATCGTCTCCGGGGGCGAGATCCCGGCGCTGGCGGTGGTGGACGCGGTGGTCAGGCTCCTTCCCGGAGCCATCAGCGACCACCAGTCCGCCTCCACCGATTCGTTCTACGACGGGTGGCTGAGCCCCCCCTCGTACACGCGCCCCGCGGAGTTTCGCGGGATGGGGGTGCCCCCGGTGCTCCTTTCGGGGGACCACGCGCGCATCGCCGCGTGGCGGCGGAGCGAGGCCGAGCGCCTCACCCGCGAGCGGCGGCCCGAGCTGCTGGAGCGGCCGGGAACGAGTTGA